Proteins encoded in a region of the Coffea eugenioides isolate CCC68of chromosome 4, Ceug_1.0, whole genome shotgun sequence genome:
- the LOC113768624 gene encoding HIPL1 protein-like, with amino-acid sequence MGVCRNSSFLLLFLSLLQFLHHSSSLPLCIDSSAPLPQKVPLSFCSYNGTSCCNSTDDSQIKNQFKAMNISDSSCASLLKSILCARCDQFSAELFRINSRPRQVPVLCNSTVLPNFTQTSQAENNYCSKLWTTCQNVSMMNSPFSASIQGQAGGGVISNSTKLTDIWKSQSDFCNAFGGASDDNSVCFAGEPVNLNSTGTSIPPSGLCLEKIGNGSYLNMVAHPDGSNRAFFSNQPGMIWLATIPKQGSGGVMQLDEANPFLDLTDEVTFDTAFGMMGIAVHPNFLTNGRFFASFNCDKTKWPACGGRCACNSDVNCDASQLPPDSGSFPCQYQSVVAEFTVNSTASQPSLAKTARPSEVRRIFTMGLPFTAHHAGQILFGPTDGYLYFMMGDGGNSGDPYNFSQNKKSLLGKIMRLDVDNIPSAAEISQLSLWGNYSIPKDNPYTEDKELQPEIWALGFRNPWRCSFDSVRPSYFMCADVGQDTYEEVDLVMKNGNYGWHVYEGPNLFNPPKSPGGNTSAKSINPIFPVMGYNHSAVNKNEGSASITGGYFYRAETDPCTYGMYLYADLYAGALWAGIESPENSGNFTSNLIPFTCAHDSPISCTFVPGSTLPALGYIYSFGEDNSKDVYILASSGVYRVVPPSRCKYTCSKENTTAEVTTGPAPSPPSGATKLTNPYVNLVSLLVSLWLLCLL; translated from the exons ATGGGAGTCTGCAGGAACTCGAGTTTCCTACTCCTTTTTCTGAGCTTGCTGCAGTTTCTTCATCATTCATCCTCACTTCCTTTATGCATAGATTCAA GTGCGCCCCTTCCTCAGAAGGTTCCTCTGTCATTCTGCTCTTACAATGGAACATCATGCTGCAATTCTACTGATGATTCGCAAATAAAGAATCAATTCAAAGCAATGAACATTTCTGACTCTAGCTGTGCTTCCCTTCTGAAATCCATCCTTTGTGCG AGATGTGATCAATTTTCAGCAGAGTTATTTAGGATCAACTCCAGGCCTCGACAAGTTCCTGTACTTTGCAACTCCACTGTCTTACCAAATTTTACCCAAACAAGCCAAGCAGAAAATAACTATTGCTCTAAACTATGGACTACATGTCAGAATGTGTCCATGATGAATTCACCCTTTTCTGCTTCAATACAAGGTCAAGCTGGAGGTGGAGTAATATCCAACTCTACAAAGTTGACTGATATTTGGAAGTCACAATCAGACTTCTGCAATGCTTTTGGTGGAGCTTCTGACGATAATTCAGTATGCTTTGCTGGTGAACCTGTAAACCTTAATAGTACTGGAACTTCAATCCCTCCAAGTGGTTTGTGCCTCGAAAAAATTGGAAATGGTTCATATCTAAACATGGTTGCTCATCCAGACGGCTCCAACCGTGCTTTTTTCTCAAACCAACCAGgcatgatttggttggccacCATACCCAAACAGGGTTCAGGAGGTGTAATGCAGCTTGATGAGGCCAATCCCTTTCTAGATTTAACTGACGAAGTTACCTTTGATACTGCATTTGGGATGATGGGCATTGCAGTTCATCCAAACTTCTTAACAAATGGACGATTCTTTGCTTCGTTCAATTGTGATAAGACAAAGTGGCCTGCTTGTGGAGGAAGATGTGCTTGTAACTCGGATGTGAACTGTGATGCTTCACAACTACCTCCTGATAGTGGCTCCTTTCCATGCCAATATCAAAGTGTAGTAGCAGAGTTTACAGTTAACAGTACCGCATCCCAGCCCTCCTTG GCAAAAACTGCCCGACCATCAGAAGTTAGAAGGATATTTACCATGGGTCTTCCCTTTACGGCCCATCATGCAGGCCAGATTCTTTTTGGACCAACAGATGGATATTTGTACTTCATGATGGGGGATGGTGGAAATTCAGGCGATCCATACAATTTTTCACAAAACAAGAAATCCCTACTCGGGAAAATCATGCGGCTTGATGTTGATAACATACCAA GTGCTGCAGAAATCAGTCAGCTTTCTCTATGGGGAAACTACTCAATCCCCAAAGATAATCCTTACACTGAAGATAAAGAATTGCAACCAGAAATTTGGGCCCTAGGCTTCAGAAATCCTTGGCGTTGTAGTTTTGATTCTGTGAGGCCTTCTTATTTCATGTGTGCTGATGTAGGCCAG GATACGTATGAAGAAGTGGATCTGGTCATGAAGAACGGAAACTATGGATGGCATGTGTATGAGGGCCCTAATCTTTTCAATCCTCCAAAATCACCCGGAGGAAATACATCAGCAAAATCTATAAACCCCATTTTCCCCGTGATGGGATACAACCACTCAGCTGTGAACAAGAATGAGGGCTCAGCATCAATCACAGGAGGATATTTCTACCGAGCAGAGACTGATCCTTGCACATACGGAAT GTATCTGTATGCAGATCTTTATGCAGGAGCTCTGTGGGCTGGCATTGAAAGCCCTGAAAACAGTGGGAACTTTACCTCCAACCTGATCCCCTTTACTTGTGCTCATGATTCACCTATAAGTTGCACCTTTGTACCTGGAAGTACACTTCCGGCATTGGGATACATCTATTCCTTTGGTGAGGATAACAGCAAGGATGTTTATATCCTTGCAAGCAGTGGTGTCTACAGGGTTGTTCCTCCAAGTCGGTGTAAGTACACTTGTTCAAAAGAAAACACCACAGCTGAGGTGACTACTGGTCCTGCTCCATCCCCTCCTTCGGGTGCAACCAAGTTAACCAATCCATATGTGAATTTGGTGTCCTTACTTGTATCCCTTTGGTTGCTTTGCTTATTATAG
- the LOC113768725 gene encoding protein EARLY FLOWERING 5 codes for MKTTKGGKVMNPTDAYRKELRKKELKRNKKERKKVREVGILKKDPETLREQISKLEAMKAEGALDKARKHKKRQLEDTLNLVLKKRKEYEDKAKDKGETPVMFSHLGPPPRRRSAAEEEERAKHPKAEDSVYYHPTLNPTGAPPPGKPPMFKSSVGPRIPLSAATSSGAASSSNSDLDDAALPIPPPPPPPPLPRTGDMDSGDASELPASLPLPPPPPVPPKPPVTDSGTLLPPPPLPPPPPPPGPPPKDQMAIRSSLPPPPSLHQSAQPPPPGTGGSETEKSQFAKSDDQASRDPFQATATLPPPPPPPPMGLAPKMVNNQLEGTSSESDANNPGYDLSKMIPPPPPPLRQQPPLPGPAMAPPLQPDVLPPGISRFPPPPPPTDMRPALPGSGIVGQPAPPGVMVPVIARPSFGPPPMMRPPLPPGPSPIPQDDPGARLPAPQKPSYVKSAASTVVKRPLAQHTPELTAMVPASVRVRRESAAPKAKPKPSNTTPVNHAVAAPAETKQESSGSSSAPKPQSIDDSYMAFLEDMKALGALDS; via the exons ATGAAGACGACAAAAGGAGGCAAGGTTATGAACCCTACCGATGCTTACCGGAAAGAGCTTCGCAAGAAGGAGTTAAAACGG aacaaaaaagaaaggaaaaaggtgCGGGAGGTGGGGATTTTGAAGAAAGATCCTGAGACACTAAGGGAGCAGATATCCAAGCTGGAAGCCATGA AAGCAGAAGGTGCTCTGGATAAAGCAAGAAAACACAAGAAGAGACAACTTGAAGATACACTAAATCTTGTTCTGAAGAAGAGAAAG GAATATGAGGATAAAGCAAAGGATAAGGGTGAAACGCCAGTGATGTTCAG CCATTTGGGACCTCCTCCTCGTAGGCGCTCCGCTgcagaagaggaagaaagagCGAAGCACCCAAAAGCTGAA GATTCAGTTTACTATCACCCTACACTAAATCCTACAGGAGCTCCTCCACCTGGAAAACCTCCCATGTTTAAATCATCTGTAG GACCTAGAATACCATTGTCTGCGGCCACATCAAGTGGTGCTGCATCTTCTTCAAACTCAGACTTGGATGATGCTGCTTTACCCATTCCtcctccacctccacctccacctctGCCTCGTACTGGTGACATGGACTCTGGTGATGCCTCCGAATTGCCTGCATCTTTGCCATTGCCACCTCCCCCACCTGTACCACCAAAGCCTCCAGTAACAGACTCCGGTACTTTGTTGCCGCCTCCACCTttgccaccaccaccacctcctcctgGACCCCCTCCAAAGGACCAAATGGCTATCCGTTCATCACTCCCTCCACCCCCATCTCTCCATCAATCTGCTCAACCTCCACCTCCTGGAACTGGTGGAAGTGAGACGGAGAAAAGCCAGTTTGCAAAATCTGATGATCAAGCTTCACGGGATCCATTTCAG GCAACAGCAACACTTCCCCCACCTCCCCCTCCTCCACCAATGGGTTTGGCACCAAAGATGGTCAATAATCAGTTGGAAGGCACATCTTCTGAATCTGATGCTAATAATCCTGGTTACGATCTGTCAAAAATGAttccacctccacctccacctctGAGGCAACAGCCTCCACTGCCAGGACCTGCCATGGCTCCACCATTGCAGCCTGATGTTTTACCTCCAGGAATTTCACGATTTCCCCCACCGCCACCTCCAACAGATATGCGGCCTGCATTGCCTGGCAGCGGAATTGTTGGGCAACCTGCTCCACCTGGTGTTATGGTCCCAGTTATTGCAAGACCCTCTTTTGGACCTCCACCAATGATGAGACCACCACTTCCACCTGGTCCCTCACCTATTCCACAAGATGACCCTGGTGCTAGACTACCTGCTCCACAGAAACCATCATATGTTAAATCAGCTGCATCAACTGTTGTTAAAAGACCCCTAGCACAGCACACACCAGAGCTGACAGCCATG GTTCCTGCATCTGTTCGCGTCAGAAGAGAATCTGCAGCACCAAAAGCAAAGCCAAAGCCATCAAATACGACACCAGTGAACCACGCAGTGGCAGCTCCAGCCGAGACAAAGCAAGAATCAAGTGGCTCATCATCCGCACCGAAACCACAGAGCATTGACGACTCCTACATGGCATTCCTGGAAGACATGAAAGCACTGGGTGCTCTAGATAGTTGA